Genomic segment of Nymphaea colorata isolate Beijing-Zhang1983 unplaced genomic scaffold, ASM883128v2 scaffold0673, whole genome shotgun sequence:
TCGCAGCTCACCAGCAGTTCTTATCGAATCACCGTTCAGCCAAATGGCTACATCTTCCTCTACAACTAGACGGTGACTGTCACCACCAAGGCCCAGCCAGCCACTCAGGAAACTGCCAACGATACTACTCCCTTCAAACCCTCCATTTACGGCAAGACTGTCACCTCCAACTGGTTTTTGCTGAAGTCGCCCTCGATGAgtgagggagagaagaaggtgGTTAGCAACCTGGCTTCCATCAACAGCATCATCATCGCTGCCACTACAGCTCCCTTCGTCGCAGAAGTCAAGAAGTCGGGAGTTTTTGCTCTGTTGTTCTCAGGTGCTCATATTACAAGCACTGCGGTCCTAGTAAACTCAATTCCCTCTCAGAACATGTATGAAGGTGTGCGCTTCTTTGCGGCGTTTGTGTTCTACGATGTACCCTCGTGGGAACAAAACTCCAAAATTCCCAACAACGTGTTTGGGAAGGAGACTAGCAGCATGACTAAAAATCAAAGACTGCTATTCGACATGAGTACCACATACTGGCGGTTCCAGCGCACTGGCCAATCTAGCTTCTTCATTTATGACGTCTACATCCCCTGCTGTTGATTGGTACATGCTGGGTGTTGGCGCTGATTGCTCACTATCAACGCAAGAAGAACAAGAATGCCCTAAAATCCTTCGAAGGTAAATTCTTCACAGTTTTGCACAAGCTGCACGAGCTTGTGATTTTGTACGTGACATTGGCTATGATGATGGAGTGGATGTACTTCGACGCAGGCTCAGGCGAACGCTGGATTTCATTCCTTATCTGTGCGACTTTCACTCTATACTTTGTTGGATATGAGCTCTACATTTACTACGACATGATCAAATACCCTGAAGCTTTTATTGGAAACGAGCGTTATGAGTACTACCTTACCCGCTATGGCTCCTTCCTAAAAATCTGCGCTTCTAGGAATACGATGTAAGCCTTATTGTATGTAGGTGAACGAAGAGTGGTCCCCCAAGCACTGGTTCCGCCTTACAACTACCATATTCTGTCTTACTACAAGAAGTTCTGCATGATtgtctctctccccattttctacGAGCTAAAGCATTTCCAGCCTGCAGTCCTCATTGTCCTGCAGCTGCTAGAAATCGTCCGCTTCCTTGTCACCAAGCCATACTTTGCTCTCTGGCGCAACGTTTACCGCTTTGTCTTGGAGATGTTCCTGCTCATCTTCTTTGTCTGCGTCATGGTCAACAGCTATTTTATCGAGGAAATCGTCCTTAATGATCCCAATACGCTTGATACCTATGTGCGCATGTACTATGACGTTGGCTGGGTGGGCTTCGCGATGGTCTTTGCATTCAATATCGGCTTCGTGATTCTGCTCTTTATTGATTTGGGCCGCGGATTCAAGTATAGCAACCGCTAACTAATGGAGGAGGCTCGCAGGGTGTATTACTATAACAAGATCACCAGTtacgaaaaggaaaaagaggaagtGCCATTGAACCTGATGAACAGGTGGGTCAAACTGGAAATCTCAACAAGCGTAAAATGGAGGAGCTGCCAGATATAATGTCCGTGTTTAATACTTCAAGCTGGTGAAGCACAACGAATACTTCGACGTGTAGGTATTCAAGATAGTGGAGCTCTACATGAACACTGACCTTAACTACCACAAAGAAAATAACACAACTCCTGGAAAGAAGATAAAGCGCAAGCTAAAGCTCAGCAAGGAAACCAGCAAGGCCATTTTGCGCTCATGATGAGCGTCTTGAAAAATATGCCAAGAAAGACACCGAAGCGATTGTAATCAAAACCTTTGTGCATATCAGTCAAAGAGATTTCCAGGCAGGCGACCGCATTCCCCTTCTCCCCAACGAAATGTTCCAGAAGATCGAGCTTGAGAACTTCACAGGCGAAAAGGACTACATAAAGCTGAAGGAAAAGTTGAAAGGCTTCCCTCTCAATCCCTTCGACCTATAATCCATCTGATCACTCATTCCATCTCAACCCatcttaaacaaaaaattattcaatTATACATCTATACATAGTGAGCCAGTTGCCACTTCTCTTGCTGTTTCGGTGCTTTTGGTTGGGATGAATCGGCATCGGTTGCATAATAAATTTATTCATGTCTGACGGCTACTAAAAAGTTTTCAAGTCTCCCATCAACACCAGCATATCTAAAAACCTCTACTCCTTTCCTAAGTCGGAACGCTTTGAACCTTCTCACGAGTCTCCGTACATATTTGCTCATGAAGCTGCAAGCGATCATTCTACAACATCAAGAAGGAGCGCTGGAGCAGAGGGCGCCCTCTTTCGGATATGGAAACAAGATAGACCTGATAAACAGGGAGGGAGTTCCTCCTCCTGGCTCATACGACCGCAAGAGCGATTTTGCCCTCAACCAGCAACGCAGAAGAGGCTTCAGCTTTGGCAATGATAAAAGGGCCACCTTTGACGGCTTCGACTTGGAAAACCCAGGACCTGGAAAGTACGACCGCGTTTTCAATAACTACTCTCgcatctccttctccttccgCTCCAAGTATGAGGACCCCCTTGAGCGCCATAAAAATGTATTGTTTGGTTGACGCAGCAACTAGGACCCGGACAGTACCACTGCACGCCTGCTCTCACCTCCACAGGTACCTACTTTAACTCAAAGTACAAGGGATCTGGGTGTGGCAGGATCGGCAAGGCCAGTAGATTCGAAGATGAGCGCACCTTGCCTCCTGGACCTGGCAAGTACAACGATGGACTGACAATGAATCGCACTGGCACTTACTTCAACTCAAAGATTCCATCTAACTATGTCAAGAGCTTCCAGGGCACCTACCGCCAGCCGATTAATGACCCAAGCGAGACACCGGGACCAGGCACCTACTATGTCTTTTCATAGTTCGCAGCTAGAAACAAGTCGCTAGTAAAATGATGGTAATAATCTACATACAGCCACACATTTGATATAGATTGATGTATCAGGCAATATTTCTTTACTCTTGTTGTCCTCCTCGACTTCCTCCTCCATCAATTCCTCTAGCTCGCTGCCTTCCTCCTATGACTACTCTTCCTCGTCTTTGTTATGCGAGTTGATGTCTCTGCTGTCCTGCTTGCTGTGCCTGCTCTTGGCGGGAGGCGGCTTGTAGTCCAACTTAAGTCCTTCGCAAAAGAAGCGCGAATCGGAGCAGTTTATGCAGGTATAGCCAGTTGCAGAAATCGAACAGCATAAGTTCCATCAGTGAAATGTTAACTTCCTTTTCACCATATGTGAATGGGATGTAGCATTGCACTGCAAAGTCGCAGATGATGGGGAAATGCTTCACCTATCCTCCTGTGAAGGTGGGTAATTGAAAGGGGCCTGCTCCTGCCTTAGAGAAATACACCTTATGTACTTCCTCCCCATGCTACACCCAGCAGCCGCGTGCGATACGGGCGAAAAGCAGAAACTGTTCGTAGATCTTGTCGTTGACGTGCTCTCCCACATTCAGCAAAAACACTGCCAAAGCCAAATCTAGCGAGGAAGAAGCATGCAGTTTCACCTCTGCTTGGCGCATTAACCATAGGTGGCTCTAGAAGAGTTCCTTGGGAACCAGTTCCTTCTTTAGGCGGGATGTTAGTGCTACTCTTCCCGCCGCAGCCTCCCCTAATTAGCTCAGTAAGCGCAAGTCCTATTTTGAAGCAGTGCGTAAAGTGATCTCAGCGTATCCTCTTCAAACTTGGGCTTGTGGCGTTTAATGGGACCACTTTTGAGGGTGCCTTCTGGCTGTCTGCCTTCGTGCTTGTCTTGATGTGGGTATATAGAGCAGGGTAGGAGAGGTATCTTTTACCGCATCCGCACATGAAGTCGCGTCCCTCTTCGTCTTTGCGCGAGCGCCGTGATGTGACCTTGTCCAATTAGGCGTTGCCCTTCTCCTCCATTCTCAAATTATAAAACCCGGCCTATAGAggtaaatcattcaatatctATCTATATTTTGCTATGTTTCTACCAATAACCTAAATTATCATCAGTTGGCCTTGCTATGTCTGATTGGCCTATTCAGCCACTTGGTGCCTTGGCTGCCAGACACATAAGCGAAATATAAATTATTCTGTGAAttaaatcaaaacaaatga
This window contains:
- the LOC116245466 gene encoding uncharacterized protein LOC116245466, coding for MKLQAIILQHQEGALEQRAPSFGYGNKIDLINREGVPPPGSYDRKSDFALNQQRRRGFSFGNDKRATFDGFDLENPGPGKYDRVFNNYSRISFSFRSKIGKASRFEDERTLPPGPGKYNDGLTMNRTGTYFNSKIPSNYVKSFQGTYRQPINDPSETPGPGTYYVFS